In one window of Sporomusaceae bacterium FL31 DNA:
- the spoIIIAB gene encoding stage III sporulation protein SpoAB: protein MWLKIIGSIFVLTACTYIGFRLSLRCSERPQHIRHFISCIVSLKAYINYISMPLSEALIKATVGTKGPVAGFFKETARLLESNVWMNPQQAIVQVLNKMENQLAIDKPEKEILTILGANLGAMNREEQNKYITMIQEQLEKLEQEAVRKRDLNTKMYRYLGVCGGLVVVILLV, encoded by the coding sequence ATGTGGTTAAAGATAATAGGAAGTATTTTTGTTTTGACAGCATGTACCTATATCGGTTTTAGGCTATCCTTGCGCTGTAGTGAAAGGCCACAGCATATTCGACATTTCATTAGTTGTATTGTTTCGCTCAAAGCTTATATTAATTATATCTCGATGCCGTTATCGGAGGCATTGATTAAAGCGACAGTTGGTACAAAAGGACCTGTTGCCGGCTTTTTTAAAGAAACTGCCAGACTACTGGAAAGCAATGTCTGGATGAATCCCCAACAGGCCATTGTACAGGTATTAAATAAAATGGAAAATCAATTAGCCATTGATAAACCTGAAAAAGAAATCTTGACAATTCTTGGTGCCAATCTTGGAGCAATGAATAGAGAGGAACAGAACAAATATATCACAATGATTCAAGAACAATTAGAAAAATTAGAACAGGAAGCCGTGCGGAAAAGAGACCTAAATACCAAAATGTATCGCTATTTAGGGGTCTGCGGTGGATTGGTAGTTGTCATATTGCTGGTATAG
- a CDS encoding stage III sporulation protein AC: protein MGLDILFKIAGVGILVSVFHTALKQAGKEDMAHLCTLAGFTLVLLWVVQLLGRLFGTVQDVFKLL from the coding sequence ATGGGGTTAGATATTTTGTTTAAGATCGCTGGTGTCGGAATATTAGTATCGGTTTTCCATACTGCTTTAAAGCAAGCAGGCAAAGAGGATATGGCGCATTTGTGTACTTTGGCTGGATTTACACTTGTGCTTTTGTGGGTAGTTCAACTTTTAGGACGACTTTTTGGAACTGTCCAGGATGTTTTCAAGTTATTATGA
- a CDS encoding stage III sporulation protein AD: MEIIQIIGLGFVVTLLILIIKRERPELAVQLSLTLATIIFLLVLSKVNVVLNLFRDLAEKANISQMYLNTILKIIGIAYITEFGAQVCRDAGEGAVASKIEFAGKVLVMVMAIPIVALVLDTIVRLIP, from the coding sequence ATGGAGATTATCCAAATTATCGGGCTGGGATTTGTAGTAACTTTACTTATCTTGATTATCAAAAGAGAGCGGCCCGAGCTTGCTGTACAGCTAAGTTTGACCTTGGCCACAATCATTTTTCTATTGGTACTCAGTAAAGTAAATGTGGTTCTTAATTTATTTCGTGACTTGGCAGAAAAAGCTAACATCAGCCAGATGTATTTAAATACGATTTTGAAAATTATCGGTATTGCTTATATCACTGAGTTCGGTGCACAGGTTTGTCGTGATGCTGGTGAGGGGGCAGTTGCCAGCAAAATTGAATTTGCTGGTAAAGTTCTGGTCATGGTGATGGCAATACCGATCGTTGCTCTCGTTCTTGATACAATTGTGAGATTGATTCCATAA
- a CDS encoding stage III sporulation protein AE produces MKTMLLVIVLIVLVTGSAMATPLDYDEINQQLFDKLSPDQINQFIVKINQELNEDIPLLSTETIKDIASKGITADWNALWQTVINRFLKEVAANAHLMGKLLFLAVLCVLLQNLQNSFEQSGISVLAYSVCFIFLSVIALTAFYNAISLARDTVDHMVSFMEALLPLLISLLAGVGALTSAALFTPLMLFVVSTVSVIIKNVVLPLLLITSVLDCVNYLSEKYRLSNLTSLFKQGGMMILGFTLVVFIGIVTVQGVAGGVADGVTLRTAKYATTTFVPVVGKMFADTVELVMGASLLLKNAVGIFGVLVVLTICAFPLIKLLSLVAIMKVTGALIQPMGDDRMGKCLDAMGNNLLLVFGALLTVVLMFFLAITMIIGAGSAAMMLR; encoded by the coding sequence ATGAAAACAATGCTACTTGTGATAGTTTTAATAGTCCTAGTCACCGGCAGTGCAATGGCAACACCCCTAGACTATGATGAAATTAATCAGCAGCTTTTCGATAAATTATCTCCAGACCAGATCAATCAGTTTATTGTGAAAATAAATCAGGAACTAAATGAAGATATTCCGCTTCTAAGTACAGAGACAATAAAGGATATTGCCAGTAAAGGTATTACCGCCGATTGGAATGCCTTATGGCAAACTGTGATCAATCGTTTTTTGAAAGAAGTTGCCGCAAATGCCCACTTGATGGGGAAGCTTTTGTTTCTTGCGGTATTATGTGTATTGCTGCAAAATCTCCAGAATTCCTTTGAACAGTCAGGGATATCAGTATTGGCCTATAGTGTGTGTTTTATTTTTTTGTCAGTGATAGCGCTGACAGCATTCTATAATGCAATATCATTAGCCCGTGATACAGTTGATCATATGGTTAGTTTCATGGAAGCCTTACTGCCGTTATTAATTTCCCTATTAGCAGGAGTAGGAGCTCTAACTTCTGCAGCCCTATTTACACCATTAATGCTATTTGTAGTTAGCACGGTCAGTGTCATTATTAAAAATGTCGTCCTGCCATTACTACTGATTACTTCTGTATTGGATTGTGTGAACTATTTATCAGAGAAATACCGGCTAAGTAATTTAACTAGCCTTTTTAAACAGGGCGGTATGATGATTTTAGGTTTTACATTGGTAGTATTCATTGGAATCGTTACCGTTCAGGGGGTAGCTGGCGGCGTTGCTGATGGCGTAACGCTGCGAACTGCTAAATATGCAACAACAACCTTTGTCCCGGTTGTCGGTAAAATGTTTGCTGATACAGTGGAATTAGTGATGGGCGCATCTCTGCTACTAAAAAATGCTGTTGGAATTTTTGGTGTTTTAGTAGTACTGACAATTTGTGCTTTTCCCCTGATCAAGTTATTATCACTGGTTGCTATCATGAAAGTTACAGGAGCTTTGATTCAACCTATGGGTGATGACAGAATGGGTAAATGTCTAGATGCGATGGGGAATAATTTGTTATTGGTATTTGGGGCATTGCTGACAGTTGTACTCATGTTTTTCTTAGCAATTACTATGATCATTGGTGCCGGAAGTGCGGCAATGATGTTGCGATAA
- the spoIIIAF gene encoding stage III sporulation protein AF: protein MIEGISAWIKNIILLVLFASFLELLLPSSSMQRFIRVIIGLLITLAILNPVLDVIQNRWSTAQIPALSTNTANSQSVMNNANKVAGDREQLAFDTYKKELARQIRATTTAIEGIADAQVAVELENPQQGKFNGKVRALTIYVKPGVNNAKGKIEPVVIGTTNYNEAIELKPQLKTKILQTIYELYQIPNEHIEIKLLH from the coding sequence ATGATCGAAGGCATTTCAGCGTGGATCAAAAATATCATTTTGCTTGTCTTATTTGCTTCGTTTCTTGAACTATTACTGCCAAGCAGCAGTATGCAGCGATTCATTCGAGTCATTATCGGGCTATTGATTACTTTGGCGATTTTAAACCCTGTATTGGACGTTATTCAAAATCGTTGGAGTACGGCTCAAATACCAGCGCTCAGCACCAATACAGCAAATTCACAAAGTGTAATGAATAACGCAAATAAAGTTGCTGGTGATCGAGAGCAGTTAGCTTTTGATACCTATAAAAAGGAATTAGCAAGGCAAATCAGAGCAACGACTACTGCAATTGAAGGTATTGCTGATGCTCAGGTTGCCGTGGAGTTAGAGAACCCTCAACAAGGTAAATTTAATGGGAAGGTACGGGCATTAACAATTTATGTAAAACCAGGGGTTAACAATGCCAAGGGGAAAATTGAGCCTGTGGTTATTGGAACTACAAACTATAATGAAGCTATCGAATTAAAGCCACAATTAAAAACAAAAATTTTGCAGACCATCTATGAGTTGTATCAGATTCCTAATGAGCATATTGAGATAAAGCTATTACATTAA
- the spoIIIAG gene encoding stage III sporulation protein AG: MNGLGAMLTSAKKLWPNQLIKAGVVNTKMIWLGILGIILLLIGGTFDYRASNTPAEIPNEPLKATQVQNRTYEDVLENKLAAMLSQVRGAGTVAVSVTLENGTTSEHAKNITKETRTIQEKDTGGGLRTTTETKESEQVLLSKENGVDHPVMVREFKPNIKGVLVVAEGAADSSVKANLTKAVEAGLGLPSYKITVLPQRK; this comes from the coding sequence ATGAATGGATTAGGTGCTATGCTAACTAGTGCCAAAAAACTTTGGCCTAACCAACTGATTAAAGCGGGTGTAGTCAATACAAAAATGATCTGGCTGGGTATTTTGGGGATAATTCTATTATTAATTGGCGGAACATTCGACTACCGTGCTTCTAATACGCCTGCTGAAATACCTAATGAGCCGCTAAAAGCTACTCAAGTGCAGAACAGAACTTATGAAGATGTTTTGGAAAACAAGTTAGCAGCGATGTTGTCGCAAGTTAGAGGGGCTGGAACGGTTGCAGTGAGTGTGACACTGGAAAATGGCACTACCAGTGAGCATGCTAAGAACATTACAAAAGAAACACGTACGATTCAGGAAAAAGACACTGGCGGTGGGCTGCGTACCACAACTGAAACTAAGGAAAGTGAGCAAGTTCTTCTAAGTAAGGAGAATGGTGTTGATCATCCAGTCATGGTTCGTGAATTTAAGCCAAATATCAAGGGTGTTCTTGTTGTGGCAGAAGGAGCTGCCGATTCAAGCGTTAAAGCGAATTTAACCAAAGCTGTTGAAGCTGGACTCGGGCTGCCTTCTTACAAAATTACCGTATTACCGCAAAGAAAGTGA
- a CDS encoding alkaline-shock protein encodes MDKRIERAEHNDVGSIRIADEVVGIIAGLAATEIAGVAGMSGGLVGGIAEMLGKKNLSKGVKVEVGEREAAVDLFIIVEYGVRIPDVALTVQENVKRAIESMTGLDVVEVNIHVQGVGFGHEGKDEDIRVR; translated from the coding sequence TTGGATAAAAGAATTGAAAGAGCAGAACATAATGATGTTGGTTCAATCCGTATTGCAGATGAAGTTGTCGGCATAATAGCCGGATTGGCTGCAACTGAAATAGCCGGAGTCGCTGGGATGAGTGGTGGCTTAGTTGGCGGCATTGCAGAAATGCTAGGGAAGAAAAACTTATCTAAAGGTGTAAAAGTTGAAGTCGGCGAACGCGAAGCAGCTGTAGATCTATTTATTATTGTGGAATATGGTGTGCGGATTCCTGATGTGGCCTTAACTGTTCAGGAAAATGTAAAAAGAGCAATTGAGTCTATGACTGGGCTTGATGTTGTCGAAGTGAATATACACGTACAGGGCGTTGGTTTTGGCCATGAAGGAAAGGATGAAGATATCCGTGTGCGTTAG
- a CDS encoding membrane protein translates to MICMNESEHIQQNKEVSIMNVKLLEELWQQHSGKISGVVIGLLVGVLIIVFGFFRTLFILLCAVIGYVIGKRIDEKEDIMDVIDKLLPPGYRR, encoded by the coding sequence ATGATTTGTATGAATGAATCTGAGCATATTCAGCAAAATAAAGAGGTGAGCATCATGAATGTTAAGCTGTTAGAAGAATTATGGCAGCAGCATAGCGGAAAAATATCGGGCGTGGTTATTGGGCTTCTTGTCGGAGTTTTGATCATTGTTTTTGGATTTTTTCGGACCTTATTTATTTTGTTATGTGCTGTCATTGGTTATGTGATAGGAAAACGTATTGATGAAAAAGAAGATATTATGGATGTTATTGATAAGTTGCTGCCACCAGGCTATCGTCGTTAG
- the nusB gene encoding N utilization substance protein B homolog, which yields MSRRKAREMALQALFQLDFNKSDKNEALDAVFSEREAITDNAKQYTQELVSGTQDHLDEIDEIIANNSTEWKLGRMAGVDRNITRIAIYELKFGKEQLAPNIIINEAVELAKTFGSDESGRFVNGILGSLVKAKA from the coding sequence ATGAGTCGTAGAAAAGCCAGAGAAATGGCATTACAGGCTTTATTTCAGTTGGATTTTAATAAATCAGATAAAAATGAAGCTTTAGATGCAGTATTTAGTGAGCGCGAGGCAATTACAGATAATGCCAAGCAGTACACGCAGGAATTAGTGAGCGGAACTCAGGATCATCTTGATGAGATTGATGAAATTATTGCAAATAACTCGACTGAATGGAAGTTAGGACGTATGGCTGGGGTTGATCGTAATATCACTAGAATTGCCATTTATGAGTTGAAATTTGGCAAGGAACAGTTGGCGCCTAATATTATTATTAATGAGGCGGTTGAACTTGCTAAAACTTTTGGATCTGATGAATCAGGGCGGTTCGTTAATGGCATTTTAGGATCGTTAGTAAAAGCCAAGGCGTAG
- a CDS encoding O-sialoglycoprotein endopeptidase — protein sequence MKYFMGFDTSCYTTSIAVLDETGCLVADKRKILSVKSGARGMAQSEMVFQHTRNLPDLLDQIIADLGTPIELKAIGVSAFPRSQPDSYMPAFLVGEGYARGLAVMNGIGIWRLSHQESHIYAGIWSAGGPNKDRFLAVHASGGTTEVVLVEKNDDVSHITLLGGSKDLNAGQFVDRVGVALHLPFPAGRHLEALALHHHANAIDIPFSVKGLQASFSGPASHVFRMLAKGYAPESVAAGVELCIARSLAKLIIAAIEKTGVTDILLVGGVMSNRYIRETIQKKVSKASFMTKLHFPDSKYSPDNAVGAAYFALQRGT from the coding sequence ATGAAATATTTTATGGGTTTTGATACTAGCTGCTATACAACATCTATTGCGGTATTGGATGAAACAGGCTGTTTAGTTGCGGATAAGCGAAAAATACTTTCAGTTAAAAGCGGGGCCAGAGGAATGGCTCAGTCTGAAATGGTATTTCAGCATACGCGAAATTTACCTGATCTTTTGGATCAAATTATTGCGGATTTAGGCACGCCTATAGAACTAAAAGCTATAGGCGTTTCAGCTTTTCCCCGTTCACAGCCGGATTCCTATATGCCCGCCTTTCTCGTTGGAGAAGGGTACGCCAGAGGCCTAGCTGTAATGAATGGAATTGGAATTTGGCGTTTGAGCCACCAGGAATCTCATATTTATGCAGGGATTTGGTCTGCTGGCGGACCCAACAAGGATCGTTTCCTAGCTGTACACGCTTCAGGCGGAACTACTGAAGTCGTCTTAGTTGAAAAAAATGATGATGTCAGCCATATTACATTATTGGGTGGGAGCAAGGATCTAAATGCCGGGCAATTTGTTGATCGCGTAGGTGTAGCGTTACATCTTCCTTTTCCAGCTGGGCGCCATCTGGAAGCTCTTGCACTACACCATCATGCGAACGCCATTGATATACCTTTTTCAGTTAAAGGATTACAGGCGAGTTTTTCCGGACCGGCCAGCCATGTTTTTCGCATGTTAGCAAAAGGTTATGCCCCCGAATCTGTAGCAGCTGGAGTTGAGCTTTGCATAGCCCGCTCATTGGCGAAGCTTATCATAGCGGCAATTGAGAAGACTGGTGTAACCGATATTCTTTTGGTTGGCGGCGTAATGTCCAATCGTTATATTCGTGAGACCATTCAGAAGAAGGTATCGAAGGCTTCTTTTATGACAAAATTACATTTTCCCGATTCGAAGTATAGTCCGGATAATGCAGTTGGTGCGGCATACTTTGCATTACAGCGAGGCACATAA
- the xseA gene encoding exodeoxyribonuclease 7 large subunit: MTEITRYIKDVFDHNRTLKSVYIRGEISNFKRHYSGHCYFTLKDSGATIKAVMFKSKAQFVKFEPVDGLKVVAGGYVTIFERDGQYQLYVEQLLPEGVGELSLAFAQLKEKLAAEGLFDDARKQQLPLLPKRVGVITSPTGAALRDIVSVAKRRHPGVQLCLIPVQVQGQEAPRQIANALNLFNRLYQVDVIIVGRGGGSIEELWSFNDEAVVRSIAQSNIPVVSAVGHQTDYTLADFAADVRAATPSQAAELVVPDARELYRYVVSIKNLLESSVRNHIQNKKSRLEQNIRSRVLTRPQEIIDAKRQSVDSSLQRLIEIAKKAVVAKQHQFNLAAEKLAMLNPLAVLARGYGIIRTQDGHVINKVTEVVHGQNLEVVLRDGSINIEVISVKEEQR; the protein is encoded by the coding sequence GTGACTGAGATTACCAGATATATAAAAGATGTTTTCGATCATAACAGAACCTTAAAATCAGTCTATATCCGCGGAGAAATTTCTAATTTTAAGCGTCACTATTCGGGGCATTGTTATTTTACGTTAAAGGATAGCGGTGCAACGATTAAGGCTGTTATGTTCAAAAGCAAAGCTCAGTTTGTAAAATTTGAACCAGTTGACGGCTTAAAAGTTGTGGCTGGTGGATATGTGACAATTTTTGAACGTGATGGGCAATATCAGTTATATGTGGAGCAATTATTACCCGAGGGCGTTGGCGAATTGAGTTTGGCTTTCGCACAGTTGAAGGAAAAATTAGCGGCTGAAGGTTTATTTGACGATGCGCGCAAGCAGCAGTTACCGCTTTTGCCAAAGCGGGTTGGTGTAATTACTTCTCCTACTGGTGCTGCCTTAAGAGATATTGTCAGCGTGGCTAAGCGTCGTCATCCCGGGGTTCAGCTCTGCTTAATACCAGTACAAGTTCAAGGCCAAGAAGCTCCACGGCAAATTGCAAATGCACTGAATCTGTTTAATAGGTTGTATCAGGTGGATGTCATTATTGTCGGTAGAGGCGGCGGTTCAATTGAAGAACTCTGGTCCTTTAATGATGAGGCTGTTGTAAGGAGTATTGCACAATCTAACATACCGGTTGTTTCAGCAGTCGGGCATCAGACTGACTATACATTAGCAGATTTTGCTGCTGATGTAAGAGCGGCGACGCCGTCACAGGCTGCCGAGTTGGTAGTACCTGATGCTCGTGAATTGTACCGCTATGTTGTTTCAATTAAGAACTTACTGGAGTCGAGTGTTCGTAATCATATTCAGAATAAAAAGTCGCGTCTTGAGCAGAACATTCGGAGTCGGGTTTTAACTCGCCCTCAAGAGATTATTGATGCGAAGCGACAGTCTGTGGATAGCAGTTTACAGCGGCTGATCGAAATAGCCAAAAAAGCTGTTGTGGCAAAGCAGCATCAATTTAACCTGGCGGCGGAAAAACTAGCTATGTTAAACCCCTTAGCCGTTCTTGCAAGAGGCTATGGGATTATTCGAACTCAAGATGGACATGTAATTAATAAAGTAACTGAAGTCGTTCACGGACAAAACTTGGAAGTGGTTTTACGAGACGGTTCAATCAATATTGAAGTAATCTCTGTTAAGGAGGAGCAACGGTGA
- the xseB gene encoding exodeoxyribonuclease 7 small subunit, whose amino-acid sequence MKKKSIQAAQISFEEALSKLEEIVKQLEKGDATLENLLEKFSEGVELSQLCLTKLNAAEKAVDVILLQEENQLTERPLILREEE is encoded by the coding sequence GTGAAGAAAAAATCAATCCAGGCCGCACAAATATCTTTTGAAGAGGCTCTTAGTAAATTAGAGGAAATCGTTAAACAGTTAGAGAAAGGTGATGCCACTTTAGAGAATTTATTAGAAAAATTCTCTGAAGGGGTAGAGTTATCACAGTTATGCTTAACTAAACTGAATGCAGCTGAGAAGGCAGTTGATGTGATTTTACTGCAGGAAGAAAATCAATTGACTGAGCGGCCTCTAATATTACGGGAGGAAGAATAA
- a CDS encoding farnesyl-diphosphate synthase: MLKAYCRQKAQLIDHKLSEFIPTDHVIAPIIFEAMRYSLLAGGKRLRPALLLAAADAVGGKGDDYLHVACGLEMIHTYSLIHDDLPAMDNDDYRRGKLTNHKVFGEAMAILAGDALLTAAFEIMLQQEGVEPKNLIKVVREISFAAGPQGMVGGQAIDLVSEGKTIDMDTIMLMHQAKTGALFKAAIRSGAILANAGEAELNLLTRYADDFGLAFQITDDILDVIGSQDKIGKPVGSDMRNQKATYVSMYSLDGARRLADEAVERAIVALNDFGEEAEILRQMVRYLISRDS, from the coding sequence ATGTTAAAAGCATATTGCAGGCAGAAGGCTCAACTTATTGATCATAAATTATCTGAATTTATTCCAACCGATCATGTAATCGCACCCATCATTTTTGAGGCAATGCGTTATAGCCTGTTAGCAGGCGGTAAACGATTGCGCCCGGCTTTATTACTTGCAGCTGCAGATGCTGTAGGAGGAAAAGGCGATGATTATCTCCATGTTGCTTGTGGTCTGGAAATGATCCATACTTATTCATTAATTCATGATGATTTACCGGCAATGGATAATGATGACTATCGTCGTGGAAAACTAACCAATCATAAGGTGTTTGGTGAAGCTATGGCCATTTTAGCTGGAGATGCCTTACTGACAGCCGCTTTTGAAATTATGCTGCAACAAGAGGGTGTAGAGCCGAAAAATCTAATAAAAGTTGTTCGTGAAATAAGTTTTGCTGCCGGACCGCAAGGAATGGTGGGTGGACAAGCTATAGATTTGGTATCTGAGGGTAAAACTATTGATATGGATACAATTATGCTGATGCATCAGGCAAAAACCGGTGCATTATTTAAAGCGGCAATTCGATCTGGTGCAATATTAGCAAATGCTGGCGAAGCTGAGTTGAACTTACTCACTAGATATGCAGATGATTTTGGTTTGGCTTTTCAAATTACTGATGATATATTAGACGTTATTGGTAGTCAGGATAAAATTGGAAAACCAGTTGGCAGTGATATGCGCAATCAAAAAGCGACCTATGTGAGTATGTATTCATTAGATGGTGCTCGGAGGTTGGCGGATGAAGCTGTTGAAAGGGCTATCGTTGCATTAAATGATTTCGGTGAAGAGGCAGAAATATTACGCCAGATGGTGCGGTACTTAATATCACGCGACAGTTGA
- the ykcE gene encoding acid phosphatase: MANFFVALGQNVVFMSAITAWFLAQILKTLTSYWKHGEFNLERLVGAGGMPSSHTALVVGLASAVGLHEGLQSSLFGVAVVLASIVMYDAAGVRRAAGKQAKVINKLVRQLRVEHTLHDIRLKELLGHTPLEVMAGALLGFAVAYVFNKLMIIQ, from the coding sequence ATGGCAAACTTTTTTGTAGCTCTAGGACAAAATGTTGTTTTTATGTCGGCAATTACTGCCTGGTTTTTAGCACAAATACTTAAAACCCTAACTTCCTATTGGAAGCATGGTGAGTTTAATCTTGAACGGCTCGTAGGTGCGGGTGGTATGCCTAGTTCACATACGGCCTTGGTGGTTGGGCTGGCTTCGGCAGTGGGGCTTCATGAAGGTTTGCAATCTTCGCTGTTTGGTGTGGCCGTTGTTTTAGCCAGCATTGTCATGTATGATGCTGCTGGTGTAAGGCGAGCAGCTGGTAAACAAGCTAAGGTGATTAATAAACTTGTTCGTCAGCTGCGGGTGGAGCATACCTTACATGATATTAGGCTGAAAGAACTATTAGGGCATACACCCTTAGAAGTGATGGCAGGAGCATTGCTTGGGTTTGCTGTAGCTTATGTATTTAATAAATTGATGATTATTCAGTAA
- the dxs gene encoding 1-deoxy-D-xylulose-5-phosphate synthase: MKSLLDTIDHPRQLKNLSLAQLEKLAGEIRGLLVHTVAKTGGHLAPNLGIVELTIALHRVFDSPSDKFVWDVGHQAYVHKILTGRQKYFATLRQQGGLSGFPKMCESEHDAFGTGHSSTSISAALGLALARDLSGMKNHVIAVIGDGSLTGGQAYEALNHAGDLGTNLIVILNDNEMSIDKNVGAMSDYLSKMRTAPTYNRVKHDIEFLLRRIPAIGDSVAKTVERVKDSLRYLLVPGMLFEELGFTYIGPIDGHNIDLISEVLEQAKAMNGPVLIHNLTRKGKGYQPAECQADKFHGVGPFCIESGEIIKNGNKPTFTSVFGNTLVELAKQNDNIVAITAAMPEGTGLKKFAGLFPNRFFDVGIAEPHAATVAAGLAAGGKTPVIALYSTFGQRAYDQILHDICLQDLPVIFAFDRAGIVGEDGPTHHGVFDFSYLRHIPNLVLMAPKDENELRHMLYTATISKAPTAIRYPRGSGLGVPMDTGFKEIPIGKAEILKPAKDIVFLAVGAMVEPCQQASLLLAEAGIQAGVVNARFIKPLDEPMIRELAREVGIFVTVEDNILAGGFGSAVLEYMNANQLNWVKLLRLGIPDKFIEHGTRQNLLSQYGLTSDGICKKVIAFMKHYGAR; this comes from the coding sequence TTGAAAAGCTTACTTGATACGATAGATCACCCGCGGCAGTTAAAGAATTTATCACTTGCTCAGTTGGAAAAGCTCGCCGGAGAAATCCGCGGGCTTCTTGTACATACAGTTGCCAAAACTGGTGGACATTTAGCGCCAAATTTAGGAATCGTTGAATTAACCATTGCCTTGCACCGCGTATTTGATAGTCCTAGCGACAAGTTTGTTTGGGATGTTGGTCATCAAGCTTATGTACATAAAATTCTAACAGGGCGACAAAAGTATTTTGCTACCCTTCGCCAACAGGGTGGACTCAGTGGTTTTCCTAAAATGTGTGAGAGTGAACATGACGCTTTTGGTACTGGTCATTCCAGTACATCCATATCCGCAGCTTTAGGGCTGGCCTTAGCCAGAGATCTTTCTGGAATGAAAAACCATGTTATTGCGGTTATTGGAGACGGATCACTAACTGGCGGCCAAGCTTATGAAGCTTTGAATCATGCTGGCGATCTCGGTACTAATCTTATTGTTATTTTAAATGATAATGAGATGTCGATTGATAAAAATGTTGGAGCAATGTCTGATTATTTATCAAAGATGCGTACAGCTCCTACTTATAATCGAGTTAAACATGATATTGAATTTTTACTCAGACGTATACCGGCAATTGGTGACAGTGTAGCGAAAACTGTTGAAAGAGTGAAAGATAGCTTGCGGTATTTGCTTGTGCCGGGAATGCTGTTTGAAGAATTGGGTTTTACCTACATTGGGCCGATTGATGGGCATAATATTGATCTTATCAGCGAAGTATTAGAGCAGGCTAAGGCGATGAATGGGCCTGTGCTTATTCATAATCTAACGCGCAAAGGTAAAGGGTATCAGCCAGCTGAATGCCAGGCTGATAAGTTTCATGGCGTAGGACCTTTTTGTATTGAATCAGGTGAAATTATTAAGAATGGCAATAAGCCAACCTTTACATCTGTTTTTGGCAATACTTTAGTTGAACTGGCTAAACAAAATGACAATATTGTAGCAATAACGGCAGCGATGCCTGAAGGAACGGGTTTGAAAAAATTTGCCGGGCTATTTCCTAACAGATTTTTTGATGTTGGAATTGCCGAGCCTCATGCTGCTACTGTTGCTGCCGGCTTAGCAGCCGGAGGGAAAACGCCTGTGATTGCCTTATACTCAACATTTGGCCAAAGGGCCTATGATCAAATATTGCACGATATCTGTTTGCAAGATCTTCCTGTGATCTTTGCATTCGATCGAGCTGGTATTGTTGGCGAGGATGGTCCTACCCATCATGGTGTTTTTGATTTTAGTTATCTGAGGCACATACCCAATCTGGTATTAATGGCCCCAAAGGATGAGAATGAACTGCGTCATATGCTGTATACAGCAACAATATCCAAGGCGCCAACAGCCATTCGCTATCCTCGTGGTAGTGGTCTAGGTGTGCCTATGGACACTGGTTTCAAAGAAATTCCAATTGGAAAAGCCGAAATACTGAAACCAGCTAAAGATATTGTTTTTTTGGCAGTGGGTGCTATGGTTGAACCATGTCAGCAAGCCAGTTTGCTATTAGCTGAAGCTGGCATTCAGGCAGGAGTGGTTAATGCGCGCTTCATAAAACCTTTAGATGAACCAATGATTAGAGAATTAGCGCGTGAAGTAGGGATTTTTGTTACAGTTGAGGATAATATTTTAGCTGGCGGGTTTGGCTCTGCAGTTTTGGAATATATGAATGCGAATCAGCTGAATTGGGTTAAATTATTAAGGCTGGGAATACCAGACAAATTTATTGAACATGGTACCAGACAAAATTTGCTTAGCCAATATGGGCTAACAAGTGATGGCATTTGTAAGAAAGTCATAGCGTTTATGAAGCATTATGGGGCACGGTGA